Proteins encoded in a region of the Acidobacteriota bacterium genome:
- a CDS encoding efflux RND transporter periplasmic adaptor subunit: MQRNGSIIPAILAAAIGLTATGCGSGSDAASASNANANAQAESVEVTTAKAVIQAIPSYIEATGNLTSDANSDVAAAIPGKVVEVNFDIGSYVNQGDVLIRLDARDAQIRLDQARAQLEQQRRAVQQADANVEQAIASLRQTQARLGVSDGETFQIKDFSQVKSVTANLQLAETELRRAERLLETGDISRAIYDQRKAQRDALLGQLDEARSNAAVAIRAINTAQSAVESARAAANSARAGVGAVEAQVRQAEKAVADNTVRAPISGFVAERSIEVGEYISPNVPNSKIATIMRTSTLRLRIDIPEQNVGRVSSGQGVSLQTSAYPDRSFAGRIVRISPGLNQQARTLTVEAEVQNVDGLLKPGQFATVRITQATPEPAVMIPAAAVRADGDINRVYVIRDGAAREQMVQLGLLEGNMIQIKSGVVEGETVATSNLNLLTDGIFVRQ; encoded by the coding sequence ATGCAAAGAAATGGTTCTATCATTCCGGCAATTCTTGCTGCCGCGATCGGGCTGACAGCAACCGGATGCGGTTCCGGTTCAGACGCGGCTTCCGCGTCGAACGCGAACGCGAACGCGCAGGCGGAATCGGTCGAGGTAACGACGGCCAAAGCCGTGATCCAGGCGATTCCCTCTTATATCGAGGCGACCGGTAACCTGACCAGCGACGCGAACTCGGACGTCGCTGCGGCCATTCCTGGTAAGGTTGTCGAGGTCAATTTCGACATCGGGAGCTACGTAAACCAAGGCGATGTGCTCATTCGTCTCGACGCCCGCGACGCGCAAATCAGGCTTGACCAAGCACGAGCACAACTAGAACAGCAGCGTCGTGCCGTTCAGCAGGCCGATGCGAACGTCGAGCAAGCGATCGCCAGTCTTCGCCAGACTCAGGCACGGCTCGGCGTCTCGGACGGCGAGACCTTTCAGATCAAGGACTTCTCACAGGTAAAATCCGTTACCGCCAATCTACAACTCGCCGAGACGGAACTCCGCAGGGCCGAGCGTTTGCTTGAGACCGGCGATATTTCGCGTGCGATCTACGACCAGCGAAAGGCTCAACGTGATGCATTGCTCGGCCAACTCGACGAGGCCCGCTCGAACGCCGCTGTCGCGATCCGTGCGATCAACACTGCTCAATCCGCGGTTGAAAGTGCCCGGGCGGCTGCCAATAGTGCCCGGGCCGGAGTCGGCGCGGTCGAGGCTCAGGTGCGGCAGGCGGAAAAGGCCGTCGCCGACAATACCGTTCGTGCACCGATCAGCGGCTTCGTCGCCGAACGATCCATCGAGGTCGGCGAATACATCTCGCCGAATGTGCCCAATTCAAAGATCGCCACGATAATGCGGACCTCGACGCTCCGGCTTCGCATCGACATCCCCGAACAGAACGTCGGCCGCGTCTCGAGCGGGCAGGGCGTCTCGCTTCAGACCTCGGCCTATCCGGACCGAAGCTTTGCCGGACGCATCGTCCGCATCTCGCCGGGGCTTAACCAACAGGCGAGAACGCTGACGGTCGAGGCCGAAGTGCAAAATGTTGACGGGCTCTTGAAGCCCGGCCAGTTCGCGACGGTCCGCATCACTCAAGCGACTCCCGAACCTGCGGTGATGATTCCCGCTGCGGCAGTGCGTGCCGACGGCGACATCAACCGCGTTTACGTTATCCGCGACGGTGCCGCCCGCGAACAGATGGTCCAGCTTGGACTGCTCGAGGGCAACATGATCCAGATCAAGAGCGGAGTTGTCGAAGGCGAGACGGTTGCGACCAGCAATCTGAATCTCTTGACCGACGGAATTTTTGTAAGGCAATAG
- a CDS encoding TetR/AcrR family transcriptional regulator — protein MQKILENCDHKSRMSGDERRDQILHTAMELFSRRGFSGTTTKMIAEASGVSEAMVFRHFATKDELYGAIIFHQACGAGEGEGFPWEQCPELMEAWKNGDDFAFFYNMARMAMTKHREDVAFMRLLMYSALEEHELADRFFSEFVSSGYDFIGGYIERRQKEGAFREVNPRIVVRAFMGMLIHHSLNDILWDRKRALLDADNEEVAREFANILIDGIRN, from the coding sequence TTGCAAAAGATCCTGGAAAATTGCGACCACAAAAGCCGCATGAGCGGCGACGAGCGGCGGGACCAGATCCTGCACACCGCGATGGAACTTTTCTCGCGGCGAGGCTTCAGCGGTACGACGACGAAAATGATCGCCGAGGCTTCGGGCGTTTCAGAAGCGATGGTCTTTCGCCACTTTGCTACCAAGGATGAGCTTTACGGAGCGATCATTTTTCATCAGGCATGCGGCGCAGGTGAGGGCGAGGGCTTCCCTTGGGAGCAGTGCCCGGAATTGATGGAAGCATGGAAGAACGGCGATGACTTCGCGTTCTTTTACAACATGGCCCGGATGGCGATGACAAAGCACCGGGAAGACGTTGCATTCATGCGACTGCTGATGTACTCGGCACTCGAAGAGCACGAACTCGCTGACCGATTTTTCAGCGAGTTCGTGTCCTCAGGCTACGACTTTATCGGCGGCTACATCGAACGTCGGCAGAAAGAAGGAGCATTTCGCGAGGTTAATCCGCGGATCGTTGTTAGGGCATTCATGGGAATGCTGATCCATCATTCATTAAACGACATTTTGTGGGATCGAAAGCGGGCGCTTTTGGACGCCGATAATGAGGAAGTGGCCCGCGAGTTCGCAAATATTTTGATAGACGGTATCAGAAACTAG
- a CDS encoding DEAD/DEAH box helicase, producing the protein MSFVELGLRADIAAKCEQIGYTEPTPIQKQAIPIILRGGDVIGTAQTGTGKTAAFLLPILQRFDKKASRGLRVLVLAPTRELANQIEVECRKFAPKGITCAAIIGGAGYGRQIQSLERGVNILIATPGRLLDFMEQGMVNFSGLTTLVLDEADRMLDMGFLPAIKRIVKAVPKDRQTLFFSATMSPEMEAIAMQIVRDPEFISVGSRGKAAHTIEQFAYPVAQQHKMPLLLELLSKESFERVLVFTRTKRGADRLATVLERWDHRSNRIHGDRSQSQREAALKSFKSGRTNILVATDVAARGIDIDSVSHVINYDIPEVPEDYVHRIGRTGRAGNLGRAITLVTAADEMSMRAIERLTGQAVERVHLPNFGGEAVRAAAPAKSYRTFGRGRRRR; encoded by the coding sequence ATGAGTTTTGTAGAACTAGGCTTGCGCGCCGATATTGCGGCGAAGTGCGAGCAAATTGGCTATACTGAGCCTACACCCATTCAGAAACAGGCCATCCCGATAATACTTCGGGGCGGCGACGTCATCGGAACAGCACAGACCGGAACCGGCAAAACCGCCGCGTTTCTTCTCCCGATCCTTCAACGGTTCGATAAAAAGGCCAGCCGCGGACTCCGCGTCCTTGTCCTTGCTCCGACCCGTGAGCTTGCCAACCAGATCGAGGTCGAATGCCGTAAGTTTGCCCCGAAGGGCATCACCTGTGCCGCCATTATCGGCGGTGCCGGTTACGGTAGACAGATCCAGTCGCTTGAACGCGGCGTCAATATTCTTATCGCCACGCCAGGCCGCCTGCTCGATTTTATGGAGCAGGGCATGGTCAACTTCAGCGGGCTGACAACGCTCGTGCTTGACGAAGCCGACCGGATGCTCGATATGGGCTTCCTCCCGGCCATCAAGCGGATCGTAAAAGCCGTGCCGAAGGATCGGCAAACGCTTTTCTTCTCGGCAACTATGTCGCCTGAGATGGAAGCAATTGCGATGCAGATCGTCCGCGACCCCGAGTTCATCTCGGTTGGTTCCCGCGGAAAGGCCGCTCACACCATTGAGCAGTTTGCATATCCGGTCGCACAGCAGCATAAAATGCCGCTTCTTCTCGAGCTTCTTTCAAAGGAATCGTTTGAACGCGTGCTTGTCTTTACCCGCACAAAGCGTGGAGCCGACAGGCTCGCGACCGTGCTTGAGAGATGGGACCACCGCTCGAACCGCATCCACGGCGACCGTTCGCAGTCGCAGCGTGAAGCGGCACTCAAGTCGTTCAAGTCCGGGCGGACGAACATCCTCGTCGCGACCGACGTTGCCGCACGCGGCATCGATATCGACTCGGTCTCGCATGTCATCAATTACGACATTCCCGAGGTTCCGGAGGATTACGTCCACCGTATCGGCCGAACCGGCCGTGCTGGCAACCTTGGCCGTGCGATCACGCTTGTGACCGCTGCGGATGAGATGTCGATGCGTGCCATCGAAAGGCTTACGGGCCAAGCGGTCGAACGCGTTCACCTGCCAAACTTCGGCGGTGAGGCGGTCAGGGCCGCGGCACCCGCAAAGAGCTACCGAACCTTTGGGCGAGGACGTCGAAGAAGGTAA
- a CDS encoding ABC transporter permease/substrate-binding protein, with the protein MSFTDFITANWRELIMLTREHIVIVMLSTAFAVALGLPLGVLLMRVRSLQVPVLGFANVMQTVPSLALFGLLIPLPFIGGIGARTAVIALALYALLPVIRNTVTGILGIDSKIREAAVAMGMTDSARLRLVELPLAAPVILTGIRVAVVISVGVATVAAAVGAGGLGTYIFRGLRQNDNNLLIAGAVASALLALLFDLALGQIERSFAIGERTQRTRRRIVGLGIVGALAVVAIIGGFGGFQSAAIRSGELPANGELIVVGSKDFTESIILAEILAQMLEAEGFSVERQFELGGNLPHDSLLANAIDVYPEYTGTAFTAILKREPITDPQEVYRQTAGAYERDLGLMLSPPLGFANDFAILIRGDVAREKGLVTISDAVPVSRDWQAGFGQDFMSRADGYSGFARAYGFAFARQPREMDLSLTYRALAAGELDIIAGNSTDGLISALDLFQLVDDRRFFPPYEAVFIARKDKAEVLRPAFERLRNAISTEEMRMLNLEVDGNKRQPREVAAEWLRVN; encoded by the coding sequence ATGAGCTTTACCGATTTCATCACGGCAAATTGGCGGGAGCTGATAATGCTGACCCGCGAGCACATCGTTATTGTGATGCTCTCGACCGCGTTCGCCGTCGCGCTCGGATTGCCGCTCGGCGTTTTGCTGATGCGTGTCCGCTCGCTGCAGGTGCCGGTGCTTGGGTTTGCCAATGTGATGCAGACGGTGCCAAGCCTTGCTCTTTTTGGCCTTTTGATACCGCTGCCATTCATCGGCGGCATCGGTGCGCGGACGGCCGTTATCGCGCTTGCTCTTTACGCTCTATTGCCGGTGATTCGCAATACGGTGACGGGCATTCTCGGCATCGACTCCAAGATCCGCGAGGCCGCCGTCGCGATGGGAATGACCGACTCAGCGCGTCTTCGGCTCGTTGAGCTTCCGCTTGCGGCTCCGGTGATCCTGACCGGCATACGCGTCGCTGTCGTCATATCGGTCGGTGTCGCAACGGTCGCCGCCGCGGTTGGTGCGGGCGGTTTGGGCACTTATATCTTCCGCGGGCTTCGGCAAAATGATAACAATCTCCTGATCGCCGGTGCTGTCGCCTCGGCACTGCTCGCGTTGCTCTTCGACCTCGCACTCGGTCAGATAGAGCGGTCCTTCGCAATCGGTGAGAGGACACAGCGGACCCGCCGCCGGATCGTTGGCCTGGGAATTGTTGGAGCGTTGGCAGTTGTCGCTATCATCGGCGGTTTCGGGGGCTTTCAGTCCGCGGCAATCCGATCGGGCGAACTGCCCGCGAACGGTGAACTGATCGTCGTCGGATCAAAGGACTTCACCGAATCGATCATCCTCGCCGAGATACTTGCTCAAATGCTCGAGGCTGAAGGCTTTTCGGTCGAGCGGCAGTTCGAGCTCGGCGGAAACCTCCCGCACGATTCACTGCTCGCCAATGCGATCGACGTTTATCCCGAATATACCGGCACCGCCTTTACCGCCATTTTGAAACGCGAGCCGATCACCGACCCGCAAGAGGTTTACCGACAAACGGCCGGGGCATACGAAAGGGACCTCGGACTTATGCTGAGCCCGCCGCTCGGCTTTGCCAATGACTTTGCGATCCTGATCCGCGGCGACGTCGCTCGCGAGAAAGGTCTCGTTACGATCTCTGACGCCGTTCCCGTTTCCCGCGATTGGCAGGCCGGCTTTGGCCAGGACTTTATGTCGCGTGCCGATGGTTACAGTGGTTTTGCCCGGGCATACGGTTTTGCTTTTGCCCGGCAGCCGCGTGAAATGGACCTTTCGCTGACCTATCGTGCGCTTGCGGCTGGCGAGCTCGATATCATTGCCGGCAACTCGACCGATGGGCTGATATCGGCTTTGGACCTCTTTCAACTTGTGGACGACCGGCGGTTCTTTCCACCGTATGAAGCGGTTTTTATTGCACGAAAAGACAAAGCCGAGGTGCTTCGTCCAGCCTTCGAAAGGCTCCGGAATGCCATCTCGACCGAGGAGATGCGGATGTTGAATCTTGAGGTCGATGGCAATAAGCGGCAACCGCGGGAAGTGGCCGCCGAATGGCTGCGTGTTAATTAG
- a CDS encoding ATP-binding cassette domain-containing protein, which yields MNESSSIVIFNAVSYEIAGVRILAEIDLAVARGETLVLLGESGCGKTTTLKLINRLIEPTEGEVLVNGRSTLAVDAVELRRGIGYVLQEGGLFPHMTAAENVGLPLRLAGRDAVSIGARVDEMLTLVGLEPGRFAGRFPHELSGGQRQRLGVARALASDPEILLLDEPFGALDALTRAALQQEFARIVRELGKTAVFVTHDLHEAMLLGSRIALMDKGCVVFLGTPNEFSASPLPLARAYLDTVAL from the coding sequence GTGAATGAAAGCAGTTCCATCGTCATTTTTAACGCCGTCAGTTACGAGATCGCGGGCGTGCGGATACTCGCCGAGATCGATCTCGCGGTCGCCCGCGGCGAGACACTTGTCCTGCTGGGCGAATCGGGTTGCGGAAAAACAACCACGCTGAAGCTGATCAACCGCCTGATCGAGCCGACCGAGGGCGAGGTTTTGGTAAATGGCCGCTCAACTCTCGCGGTCGATGCGGTCGAGCTTCGCCGCGGCATAGGCTACGTGCTGCAAGAAGGCGGTTTGTTTCCGCATATGACCGCCGCAGAGAATGTCGGGCTTCCCTTGCGGCTTGCAGGCCGCGACGCGGTCTCGATCGGAGCCCGGGTTGATGAAATGCTCACTCTCGTCGGGCTCGAGCCCGGGCGTTTTGCCGGCCGCTTCCCGCACGAACTTTCCGGCGGCCAGCGGCAGCGTCTCGGCGTTGCCCGGGCCCTTGCCTCCGATCCTGAAATTCTGTTGCTTGATGAGCCTTTCGGAGCTCTCGACGCCCTGACCCGAGCCGCACTTCAGCAGGAATTTGCGCGCATTGTCCGTGAACTTGGCAAGACCGCCGTTTTCGTTACACACGACCTTCACGAAGCGATGCTTCTCGGTTCTCGGATCGCTTTGATGGACAAGGGCTGTGTCGTTTTTCTCGGGACGCCGAATGAGTTTTCCGCATCCCCGCTGCCGCTTGCGAGGGCATATCTTGACACCGTTGCACTATGA
- the guaA gene encoding glutamine-hydrolyzing GMP synthase: MAEGTFSDNREFPRIIGIYPKGAYRLQHELIVILDFGSQYTQLIARRVREQGVYCEIHPFHLAAEAIAAKRPKGVILSGGPSSVTDEDAPRVEDGFFDRIAAPILGICYGMQLAAIDLGGRSEPAARREYGHAKLKVLSGSTRLFNELPFELDVWMSHGDHVTEIPPGFHKTATTGDVITAMESDERGIYCVQFHPEVSHTPLGKEVLRNFLFNICGCTGDWTPASFTKVEIERIRETVGPDDRVVCGLSGGVDSTVAAALVHEAIGDRQTCIFVNNGLLRYREFEDTLKAYEENLQLNVIGVDASADFYSVLAGISDPEQKRKAIGGKFIDIFDAEANKIGDVKWLVQGTLYPDVIESVSLRGASVTIKTHHNVGGLPEKMNLKLIEPLRELFKDEVRNIGRDLGIPEMILERHPFPGPGLGVRILGDITPENVELLQKADKIFIEELHNFGLYREVWQAFAVLLPIQSVGVMGDFRTYEKTVALRAVTSTDGMTADWARLPHDFLAAVSSRITSEVRGINRVVYDISSKPPSTIEWE; this comes from the coding sequence ATGGCCGAGGGCACCTTTTCTGACAATCGCGAGTTTCCGCGTATAATCGGCATTTACCCAAAAGGAGCTTACCGCTTGCAGCACGAACTTATTGTTATCCTCGATTTTGGCTCGCAGTATACGCAGCTTATCGCGCGCCGCGTCCGCGAGCAGGGCGTTTATTGCGAGATACATCCCTTTCATCTGGCTGCCGAGGCGATCGCCGCGAAGCGGCCGAAGGGCGTCATCCTTTCGGGCGGGCCTTCGAGCGTGACGGACGAGGACGCGCCGCGGGTCGAAGACGGCTTTTTTGACCGGATCGCGGCTCCGATCCTCGGCATCTGCTACGGAATGCAGCTCGCCGCCATCGACCTCGGCGGGCGAAGCGAACCGGCCGCTCGCCGCGAATATGGCCACGCAAAGCTCAAGGTGCTGAGCGGTTCAACGCGGCTCTTTAACGAGCTGCCGTTCGAGCTCGACGTTTGGATGAGCCACGGTGACCACGTTACCGAGATCCCGCCCGGCTTTCACAAGACAGCGACGACCGGCGACGTCATCACGGCGATGGAATCCGACGAACGCGGCATCTACTGCGTGCAGTTTCACCCGGAGGTCTCGCACACGCCGCTCGGCAAGGAAGTGCTTCGCAATTTCCTCTTCAACATCTGCGGCTGCACCGGCGATTGGACCCCGGCGAGCTTTACCAAAGTAGAGATCGAGCGGATCCGTGAGACTGTCGGCCCGGACGACCGCGTCGTCTGCGGGCTCTCGGGTGGAGTCGATTCGACCGTTGCGGCGGCCCTCGTTCATGAGGCGATCGGCGACCGGCAGACATGCATTTTCGTCAACAACGGCCTGCTCCGCTATCGCGAATTTGAGGACACGCTAAAGGCCTATGAGGAAAATCTGCAGCTCAATGTGATCGGCGTTGATGCCTCGGCGGATTTCTACTCGGTGCTCGCGGGCATCAGCGACCCCGAGCAGAAACGCAAGGCGATCGGCGGCAAGTTCATCGACATTTTCGACGCCGAGGCGAACAAGATCGGCGATGTGAAGTGGCTCGTCCAGGGAACGCTCTACCCGGACGTGATCGAATCCGTCAGCCTTCGCGGGGCTTCGGTTACGATCAAGACGCACCACAACGTCGGCGGCCTGCCCGAGAAGATGAACCTCAAGCTGATCGAGCCGCTTCGGGAGCTTTTTAAGGATGAGGTCCGAAACATCGGCCGCGACCTCGGCATTCCGGAGATGATCCTAGAACGCCATCCGTTTCCCGGCCCGGGCCTCGGCGTCCGCATCCTCGGCGATATCACGCCCGAGAATGTCGAGCTACTGCAAAAGGCGGACAAGATCTTTATCGAGGAGCTGCACAACTTCGGGCTCTATCGCGAGGTCTGGCAGGCATTCGCGGTGCTGCTGCCGATCCAGTCGGTCGGCGTGATGGGCGACTTCCGCACCTACGAGAAGACTGTCGCGCTCCGCGCCGTTACCTCGACCGACGGGATGACCGCCGATTGGGCACGGCTCCCGCACGACTTTCTCGCCGCCGTCTCATCGCGAATAACCAGCGAGGTCCGCGGCATAAACCGCGTCGTCTATGACATCTCATCAAAACCGCCAAGCACGATCGAGTGGGAGTAG
- a CDS encoding RHS repeat-associated core domain-containing protein, with the protein MTAQTGYDSFGNATNPSFPTRHQFTGREFDSFTGLQFSRARFYDPRLGRFISEDPIGFRGGDVNLYGYVGNRPLALRDPTGQIPLLAPVIIGGGILILASPSYVNAPGPNDPVFDSRNDLVANGVMGSTLGLGLRVAGGAILSRFCQIGKPTNVTVPVQTATDLVPEFRPFTYRNFRHNLSQQTGQLPPNSHAHHVFPDEFADDFARAGLNHNDPSFGAWWQSGSHLRYAAQYNREWRNFLATDPSRDDIINFGRAIMTRYGISVDF; encoded by the coding sequence TTGACAGCACAGACGGGATACGATTCCTTTGGCAATGCGACGAATCCTTCCTTCCCAACTCGGCACCAATTCACCGGCAGAGAATTCGACTCGTTCACCGGACTCCAATTCTCCCGTGCCCGCTTCTACGACCCCCGCCTCGGCCGCTTCATCTCCGAAGACCCGATCGGCTTTCGCGGCGGCGACGTAAATCTTTACGGTTACGTCGGCAACCGGCCGCTCGCTCTCCGAGACCCGACTGGGCAAATCCCTTTGTTAGCGCCGGTAATTATTGGCGGAGGTATTTTGATCCTAGCATCACCAAGCTATGTGAACGCGCCTGGCCCAAACGATCCGGTTTTCGATTCGCGGAATGATCTGGTGGCTAATGGAGTAATGGGCTCCACGCTCGGCCTTGGTCTACGTGTGGCGGGTGGAGCGATCTTATCAAGATTCTGCCAGATCGGTAAACCAACTAACGTTACGGTCCCAGTTCAAACAGCTACCGATCTCGTACCTGAATTTCGACCTTTCACTTATAGAAATTTTCGACATAATCTGAGCCAGCAAACCGGCCAACTCCCACCAAACTCGCACGCGCACCATGTATTCCCAGATGAATTCGCCGACGATTTCGCAAGAGCTGGACTGAATCACAATGATCCTTCGTTCGGCGCTTGGTGGCAAAGCGGCAGCCACCTTCGTTATGCTGCTCAGTATAACCGGGAATGGCGGAACTTTCTCGCAACGGACCCAAGTCGGGACGATATTATTAACTTCGGAAGAGCGATAATGACAAGATATGGTATCTCAGTCGACTTCTAG
- a CDS encoding RHS repeat-associated core domain-containing protein has protein sequence MFNDALGRRVQTYGGPAGSVKFTYDGLDVVRDDSSVSGITVYQNGPGIDNKLQSKAGTAVNYFLADHLGSTNGLADATGSLTAQTGYDAFGNATNPAFPTRYQFTGREFDSFTGLQFSRARFYDPRLGRFISEDPIGFAGGDINLYGYVWNNPLQFVDPLGRNGWRNWVAWANERNWRAEQAMLESLEGPIYFAVGFGDSASLGLTTYFRRWQGIENVNWNCSVTYQAGGWAAVATTTATGGLGLYRGGLSLATRASGSRVFWSGDPSAMKAAADFARANGGSTLEMTLGGRGMTAANAGLPRWASNPLWRDLSASFARGTRGSADAFLYSGGVRPTSIWLRTEMPILLRNGVQITLHTVP, from the coding sequence ATGTTTAATGACGCTCTCGGCCGGCGGGTGCAGACCTACGGCGGACCGGCGGGTTCGGTCAAGTTCACCTACGACGGGCTTGATGTCGTTCGGGACGATTCATCCGTCTCGGGCATCACCGTATACCAGAACGGCCCGGGGATCGACAATAAACTGCAAAGCAAGGCCGGAACTGCGGTAAACTATTTTCTGGCAGATCATCTCGGCTCGACGAACGGGCTGGCGGACGCGACGGGTTCTTTGACAGCACAGACGGGCTACGATGCATTTGGGAACGCAACGAACCCCGCTTTCCCGACGCGGTACCAATTCACCGGCAGAGAATTCGATTCGTTCACCGGCCTGCAGTTCTCCCGTGCCCGCTTCTACGACCCCAGGCTCGGCCGCTTCATCTCCGAAGACCCCATCGGCTTCGCCGGCGGCGACATTAACCTTTACGGATACGTTTGGAACAATCCGTTGCAGTTTGTTGATCCCCTAGGCCGAAACGGATGGCGAAACTGGGTTGCGTGGGCCAATGAGAGAAATTGGCGGGCCGAACAAGCAATGCTAGAGTCACTCGAAGGACCGATATACTTTGCTGTTGGCTTTGGCGACTCCGCAAGCCTAGGACTCACGACTTACTTTCGTAGGTGGCAAGGTATCGAAAATGTCAATTGGAACTGCTCTGTTACCTACCAAGCTGGCGGCTGGGCGGCTGTAGCAACAACGACAGCGACGGGGGGACTTGGCCTATATCGCGGTGGACTATCGCTTGCGACCCGGGCTTCTGGTTCGCGGGTTTTTTGGTCCGGAGATCCAAGTGCGATGAAAGCAGCAGCCGATTTTGCGCGAGCGAATGGAGGGAGCACACTCGAAATGACCCTCGGTGGACGGGGAATGACTGCTGCTAATGCGGGGTTACCAAGGTGGGCATCAAACCCTCTTTGGCGAGACCTGTCCGCAAGTTTTGCGCGTGGAACGCGTGGCTCGGCAGACGCGTTTCTTTATTCAGGCGGCGTTCGGCCGACAAGCATCTGGTTACGAACTGAAATGCCAATACTTTTGCGTAACGGCGTCCAAATAACACTACACACTGTTCCTTGA
- a CDS encoding pirin family protein codes for MIENIIPAREASIGSMDVRRVLPFRERRTVGPFIFVDDFGPVEVVSGTAMDVLPHPHIGLATVTYLFSGRMKHRDSLGSVQVIEPGAVNWMTAGRGIVHSERVSDAGNETGSGLFGLQTWVALPQRLEDCEPDFRHTGREELPETEGEGTRLRVILGSGFGLRSPVETHGEPFYAEAELAAGRTLAIPREIEERSVYLLKGRLTADGREIEPGTMAVFREGVEAEVRAAEHSRFMIIGGARLDGKRHIWWNFVSSSREAIEDAKLRWHRQEFPEIPNESGRIPLPEKSFRTPPPASEARA; via the coding sequence ATGATCGAGAACATCATCCCGGCCCGCGAGGCGAGCATCGGCTCGATGGACGTCCGTCGCGTTCTGCCCTTCCGCGAGCGGCGAACCGTCGGCCCGTTCATCTTTGTCGATGACTTCGGCCCGGTCGAGGTGGTCAGCGGCACGGCGATGGACGTGCTCCCGCATCCGCACATCGGGCTTGCGACGGTGACCTATCTTTTCAGCGGCCGGATGAAGCACCGCGACAGCCTCGGCTCGGTGCAGGTGATCGAACCCGGTGCGGTCAATTGGATGACGGCAGGCCGCGGCATCGTCCACTCCGAGCGCGTTTCCGACGCCGGAAACGAAACGGGCAGCGGGCTCTTCGGCCTGCAAACGTGGGTCGCATTGCCGCAGCGGCTTGAGGATTGCGAGCCCGACTTTCGCCACACCGGCCGCGAAGAGCTTCCGGAAACCGAGGGCGAGGGGACTAGGCTCCGCGTGATTCTCGGGAGCGGCTTTGGCCTGCGGTCGCCGGTCGAAACCCACGGCGAGCCCTTCTACGCCGAGGCGGAGCTCGCGGCGGGGCGGACGCTCGCCATCCCACGCGAGATCGAAGAACGGTCGGTATATCTTCTAAAAGGGCGGCTCACCGCGGACGGCCGCGAGATAGAACCGGGCACGATGGCCGTCTTCCGCGAGGGCGTCGAGGCCGAGGTGCGCGCCGCCGAACATTCGCGGTTCATGATAATCGGCGGCGCCAGGCTCGACGGCAAGCGCCACATCTGGTGGAACTTCGTCTCCTCAAGCCGCGAAGCCATCGAGGATGCAAAGCTCCGCTGGCACCGCCAAGAATTCCCCGAGATCCCCAACGAATCCGGCCGCATCCCGCTCCCCGAAAAAAGCTTCCGAACCCCACCGCCCGCATCAGAGGCCCGCGCGTAA